A genome region from Setaria italica strain Yugu1 chromosome III, Setaria_italica_v2.0, whole genome shotgun sequence includes the following:
- the LOC101759026 gene encoding ABC transporter G family member 16, with amino-acid sequence MMANSGQAVVDIDEAGGEAMRPPALPPVPYVLNFTDLSYSVKKGGGLLGCLPSRPSNRLASADAPPAAPAGNTKTLLDGISGEACAGELFAVMGASGSGKSTLVDALAGRIARESLHGSVTLNGEPLQGRRLRAISAYVMQDDLLYPMLTVRETLHFAAEFRLPRALSQEKKRARVDALIDQLGLTRAADTIIGDEGHRGVSGGERRRVSIGTDIIHDPILLFLDEPTSGLDSASAFMVVQVLRRIAQSGSVVIMTIHQPSARILGILDRLLLLSRGRTVYAGTPAGLKPFFAEFGAPIPDNENPAEFALDTIREYERQPDGAAALADFNAKWQNNGSSTDKDSKLMSTMPLELAIAESVSRGKLVAGSGSGSAVSGTVPTFANPPWTEVWVLIKRSFTNTARMPELFAMRLGTIMVTGFILATIFWRLDDTPKGVQERLGFFAMAMSTMFYVCADALPVFVQERHIYLRETAHNAYRRISYVLANAAVAFPPLVLLSLAFAVTTFWAVGLAGGASSFLFFVLIILASFWAGSGFVTFLSAVVPHVMLGYTVVVAILAYFLLFSGFFINRDRIPDYWIWFHYLSLVKYPYQAVLQNEFRDASRCFSRGIEMFDGTPVGRMSEAVKLKVLDAISKTLGSNMTASTCVTTGADVLVQQAVTDISKWKCLLVTVAWGFFFRALFYVVLLVGSKNKRK; translated from the coding sequence ATGATGGCCAACTCCGGCCAGGCCGTGGTCGACAtcgacgaggccggcggcgaggccatgCGGCCGCCGGCGCTACCGCCGGTCCCCTACGTGCTCAACTTCACCGACCTGTCGTACAGCGTCAAGAAGGGCGGCGGGCTGCTGGGCTGCCTCCcgtcgcggcccagcaaccgccTCGCGTCCGcggacgcgccgccggccgcgccggccgggaaCACCAAGACGCTGCTCGACGGCATCTCCGGCGAGGCGTGCGCGGGCGAGCTGTTCGCCGTCATGGGCGCCAGCGGCTCCGGTAAGTCCACGCTCGTCGACGCGCTGGCGGGGCGCATCGCGCGGGAGAGCCTCCACGGGAGCGTCACGCTCAACGGGGAGCCGCTCCAGGGGCGGCGGCTCCGCGCCATCTCCGCCTACGTCATGCAGGACGACCTGCTGTACCCGATGCTGACGGTCCGCGAGACGCTGCACTTCGCCGCCGAGTTCCGCCTCCCGCGCGCTCTGTCGCAGGAGAAGAAGCGCGCGCGCGTGGACGCGCTCATCGATCAGCTCGGCCTCACCCGCGCCGCCGACACCATCATCGGCGACGAGGGCCACCGCGGGGTGTCTGGCGGCGAGCGCCGGCGAGTTTCGATCGGGACGGACATCATCCACGACCCGATCCTGCTGTTCCTGGACGAGCCCACCTCCGGGCTGGACTCGGCGAGCGCCTTCATGGTGGTGCAGGTGCTCCGCCGCATCGCGCAGAGCGGCAGCGTGGTGATCATGACCATCCACCAGCCCAGCGCCCGCATCCTCGGCATCCTCGaccgcctgctcctcctctcgcGCGGCCGCACCGTCTACGCCGGCACGCCCGCCGGCCTCAAGCCCTTCTTCGCCGAGTTCGGCGCGCCCATCCCGGACAACGAGAACCCCGCCGAGTTCGCGCTCGACACCATCCGCGAGTACGAGCGCCAgcccgacggcgccgccgcgctcgccgactTCAACGCCAAGTGGCAGAACAACGGTTCTTCCACGGACAAGGACAGCAAGCTGATGAGCACGATGCCCTTGGAGCTCGCCATCGCCGAGAGCGTGTCCCGGGGTAAGCTGGTCGCCGGGAGCGGGTCGGGGAGCGCGGTGAGCGGCACGGTGCCGACGTTCGCGAACCCGCCGTGGACAGAGGTGTGGGTGCTGATCAAGCGGTCCTTCACCAACACGGCGCGCATGCCGGAGCTCTTCGCCATGCGCCTCGGCACCATCATGGTCACGGGCTTCATCCTGGCGACCATCTTCTGGCGCCTGGACGACACGCCCAAGGGCGTGCAGGAGCGGCTGGGCTTCTTCGCCATGGCCATGTCGACTATGTTCTACGTGTGCGCCGACGCGCTGCCGGTGTTCGTGCAGGAGCGCCACATCTACCTGCGCGAGACCGCGCACAACGCCTACCGCCGCATCTCCTACGTGCTCGccaacgccgccgtcgccttcccGCCGCTCGTGCTCCTCtccctcgccttcgccgtcacCACCTTCTGGGCGgtggggctcgccggcggcgcctcgtCGTTCCTCTTCTTCGTCCTCATCATCCTGGCCTCCTTCTGGGCGGGCAGCGGCTTCGTCACCTTCCTCTCCGCCGTGGTGCCGCACGTCATGCTGGGGTACACGGTGGTCGTCGCCATCCTCGCCtacttcctcctcttctccggCTTCTTCATCAACCGCGATCGCATCCCCGACTACTGGATCTGGTTCCACTACCTGTCCCTGGTGAAATACCCGTACCAGGCCGTGCTCCAGAACGAGTTCAGGGACGCGTCGCGCTGCTTCTCCCGCGGCATCGAGATGTTCGACGGAACACCCGTGGGGCGCATGTCCGAGGCCGTCAAGCTCAAGGTGCTCGACGCCATCAGCAAGACGCTGGGGTCCAACATGACGGCGAGCACCTGCGTCACCACCGGCGCCGACGTGCTGGTGCAGCAGGCCGTCACGGACATCAGCAAGTGGAAGTGCCTGCTGGTGACCGTGGCGTGGGGGTTCTTCTTCAGGGCCCTCTTCTACGTGGTTCTGCTCGTCGGGAGCAAGAACAAGCGCAAATAA
- the LOC101759429 gene encoding serine/arginine-rich splicing factor RS2Z32: protein MPRYDDRYGSTRLYVGRLASRTRSRDLEYLFSRYGRIREVELKRDYAFIEFSDPRDADDARYNLDGKDVDGSHIIVEFAKGVPRGPGGSREYMGRGPPPGTGRCFNCGIDGHWARDCKAGDWKNKCYRCGERGHIERNCQNSPRSVRRERSYSRSPSPRRGRGRGRSRSYSRSRSRSRSYSRSRSLSGSPRRGHRDLERSRSLSYSRSPMQSASPPAKERSRTPDGSRSPRSPSPRGEVSPPPKDNGERNGPDRGGSPGMMEKENSRSRSRSPSDGNRSPAANGRSPSPRGDPSPSPRGDRSPSPRGDRSPSPKGNGNNDDDDRGASPRGSKSP, encoded by the exons ATGCCTCGCTATGATGATCGCTATGGAAGCACTCGCTTGTATGTTGGCAGATTAGCCTCCCGCACTCGTTCCCGTGACCTAGAATATCTGTTCAGCAGATATGGAAG AATACGAGAAGTGGAGTTGAAGCGCGACTATGCGTTTATT GAGTTCAGTGATCCTCGTGATGCTGATGATGCGCGATACAACCTAGATGGCAAGGATGTTGATGGGAGCCACATTATTGTTGAGTTTGCTAAAGGG GTTCCACGTGGACCAGGTGGTTCCCGTGAATATATGGGAAGAGGCCCTCCACCAGGGACAGGTCGTTGCTTCAACTGTGGAATTGATGGTCACTGGGCAAGGGACTGTAAGGCTGGTGACTGGAAAAACAAATGCTACCGATGTGGAGAAAGGGGCCATATAGAAAGAAATTGCCAGAACAGCCCTAGGAGTGTCAG GCGTGAGAGAAGCTACTCACGCTCCCCATCCCCacgccgaggacgaggacggggCCGCAGTCGGAGCTACAGTAgaagccggagccggagccggagctatAG CCGGTCAAGATCCCTATCTGGATCTCCTAGGAGAGGTCATCGTGACCTTGAGAGATCAAGGAGCCTTAGCTACAGCAGGAGCCCCATGCAATCTGCCTCCCCACCAGCAAAGGAGCGCAGCCGCACGCCTGATGGAAGCAGGAGTCCCAGGAGCCCCAGCCCCCGGGGTGAGGTGAGCCCACCTCCAAAAGATAATGGTGAGCGCAATGGCCCAGACCGTGGTGGCAGCCCTGGAATGATGGAGAAGGAgaacagcaggagcaggagccggAGCCCATCTGATGGGAACCGGAGCCCTGCAGCCAATGGGCGGAGCCCAAGTCCTAGGGGTGACCCTAGCCCAAGCCCTAGGGGTGACCGCAGCCCAAGCCCTAGGGGCGACCGCAGCCCAAGTCCGAAGGGCAATGGTAACAACGATGATGATGACCGTGGCGCTTCACCCAGAGGAAGCAAGTCCCCCTGA